One Candidatus Kinetoplastibacterium oncopeltii TCC290E genomic region harbors:
- a CDS encoding DNA recombination protein RmuC, translating into MKIKHLSFEKITDITNEMSNFERRLHEDVIESHRIYSKDIFELSRIFQVDFKSFQDSMRDTLNSDARSNRSEITSSFMKFSDNFTDKLQGLIEINDRRTKEIRNTLEYRLQILQNSNSEKLDEIRYTVDEKLHSTLERRLGESFKQVSDRLEAVHQGLGEMQNLAVGVGDLKRVLNNVKTRGTWGEIQLSRLIEDIMTTDQYSRNVKIIPHKDSFVEFAIRLPGSSKESSPVWLPIDSKFPKEEYERLIEANDNSNLEIAKLASNALAKALELQARSIASKYIEPPYTTDFAIMFLPTEGLYAEVLRYPGLFDKLFNLRISIVGPSNLAALLNSLQIGFKTLAIEKRSSEVWNILRAVKTEFSKFGESLASVKKTLDTASNKLGQTEVRSRAMLNNLKSLEILPDNNETVQLFEDINKD; encoded by the coding sequence TTTGAGCGTCGTTTGCACGAAGATGTAATAGAGTCTCACAGAATATATAGTAAAGATATATTCGAATTATCAAGAATTTTTCAAGTGGATTTTAAGTCTTTCCAGGACTCGATGAGAGATACGTTGAACAGTGATGCAAGGTCAAATCGTTCTGAAATAACTTCGTCTTTTATGAAATTTTCTGATAATTTTACAGATAAATTGCAGGGATTAATAGAAATAAATGATAGACGCACTAAAGAAATTAGAAATACTTTAGAATATAGATTACAAATTTTACAAAATAGCAATTCAGAAAAACTTGATGAAATAAGGTATACGGTTGATGAAAAACTTCATTCAACTCTGGAGAGGAGATTAGGAGAGTCTTTTAAACAAGTTTCTGATAGATTAGAAGCAGTTCATCAGGGATTAGGCGAGATGCAAAATTTAGCCGTAGGAGTTGGTGACTTAAAGAGAGTTTTAAATAATGTAAAAACTCGTGGCACATGGGGTGAAATACAGCTTTCAAGATTAATTGAAGATATTATGACTACAGATCAATATAGTCGTAATGTTAAAATTATTCCACACAAAGATTCATTTGTTGAATTTGCTATAAGATTACCTGGCTCCAGCAAAGAATCATCTCCTGTATGGCTTCCTATAGATTCCAAATTTCCAAAAGAAGAATATGAAAGATTAATAGAGGCTAATGATAATTCGAATCTGGAAATTGCTAAGTTAGCATCTAATGCTTTGGCAAAGGCATTAGAATTACAGGCACGCAGCATTGCATCAAAATATATAGAACCTCCTTATACAACAGACTTTGCAATAATGTTTCTTCCAACAGAAGGCCTTTATGCGGAAGTTTTGCGCTATCCTGGGTTGTTTGATAAATTGTTTAATCTTAGAATAAGTATAGTTGGTCCAAGCAATTTAGCAGCATTACTAAACAGTTTACAAATAGGTTTTAAGACTCTTGCTATTGAAAAAAGGTCTTCAGAAGTATGGAATATACTAAGAGCAGTTAAGACTGAATTTAGTAAATTCGGTGAATCATTAGCTAGCGTCAAAAAAACTTTGGATACAGCAAGTAATAAGTTAGGCCAAACAGAAGTAAGATCTCGTGCAATGCTTAATAACTTAAAATCTTTAGAAATTCTTCCTGATAATAACGAAACAGTCCAATTGTTTGAAGATATAAATAAAGATTAA
- the rpiA gene encoding ribose-5-phosphate isomerase RpiA, with translation MNNDKRQFDLKKKAAKAAMNFIKPYILDDNFFIGVGTGSTVDLFIDELAFFSKSINGAVASSDRTSSRLLSYGIRVLDLNKVDNLPFYVDGADEIDRSFCMIKGGGGALTREKIVSSVSDKFICIADESKMVGCLGSFPLPIEVIPMAVNSISRKIASLGGKAILRDSFITDNGNVIIDVHHLYIQDQLSLEKEINNFPGVVTNGLFAINRADVLILSTDSGVKIIRRS, from the coding sequence ATGAATAATGATAAAAGACAATTTGATTTAAAGAAAAAAGCAGCTAAAGCTGCCATGAATTTTATAAAACCTTATATTTTAGATGATAATTTCTTTATTGGTGTTGGAACCGGATCTACTGTTGATCTATTTATAGATGAACTAGCATTTTTTAGTAAAAGTATTAATGGTGCAGTTGCTAGTTCTGATAGGACTAGCTCTAGATTATTATCTTACGGAATAAGAGTTTTGGATCTTAATAAGGTTGATAATTTACCTTTTTATGTGGATGGTGCAGATGAGATAGATAGATCATTTTGCATGATAAAAGGTGGTGGTGGAGCTCTAACTAGAGAGAAAATAGTTTCTTCTGTTTCAGATAAATTTATTTGTATAGCTGATGAAAGTAAAATGGTTGGCTGTTTAGGTAGTTTTCCTTTACCTATAGAAGTTATACCTATGGCTGTTAATTCTATTTCTAGAAAAATAGCTTCATTAGGTGGAAAAGCTATACTTAGAGATAGTTTTATAACTGATAACGGAAATGTAATAATTGACGTACATCATTTATACATACAAGATCAATTAAGTCTAGAAAAAGAGATCAACAATTTTCCAGGTGTTGTCACAAATGGTCTATTTGCAATAAATAGAGCAGATGTATTGATTTTATCAACAGATAGTGGAGTAAAAATCATCCGTAGAAGTTGA
- a CDS encoding oxidative damage protection protein encodes MSRIVNCIKLKKESLGLDNIPYPGSIGERIFNNISKEAWQEWINIQTRLINENRLNLADQKSREFLKNKMETFLFENKDIEVDGYTPLSSIG; translated from the coding sequence ATGAGTAGAATTGTCAATTGTATCAAACTAAAAAAAGAGTCATTAGGACTGGATAACATTCCTTATCCAGGAAGTATCGGAGAGCGTATATTCAATAATATTTCAAAAGAAGCTTGGCAAGAATGGATAAATATTCAAACACGTCTTATAAACGAAAATCGATTAAATTTAGCTGATCAAAAATCTAGAGAATTCCTTAAGAACAAAATGGAAACATTTTTATTCGAAAATAAAGACATTGAGGTTGATGGATACACTCCATTATCATCCATTGGTTAA
- the dnaE gene encoding DNA polymerase III subunit alpha — translation MSYDFKSFVHLRVHSEFSIVDGIVRIEQLINLVKDSNQPAVALTDLSNVFGIIKFYKAARASGIKPIIGCDVWLTNDKNRDRPFRILLLVCNHEGYLNLCSLLTKSFLCNQYNGRAELRKEWLSGQNGLIVLSGGLLGDIAYALEINNHDLALDLANQWKLMFPNSFYIELQRAGFPGEDNYNHMALVIASKLNLPVVATHPIQFLRPNEFQSHEVRVCIAEGSHLSDAKRVSSFRKEQYFFHSEKMFDLFSDIPSAIFNTIEIAKRCSLTMRLGIPNLPRFEIDPKYSLSDYLISMAEIGLKKRLDFLGTDKINEVNKKIYYDRLYEECITINQMGFAGYFLIVQDFINWGKNNGVPVGPGRGSGAGSLVAYSLGITDINPMDYDLLFERFLNPERVSMPDFDIDFCQDNRDRVIEYVKSKYGYDAVSQIATFGTFGAKAVIRDVGRVLGMPYSLCDGLSKLIPFSVSEQWTLSRVLDSDAIFRDRYEKEEEVRTLIDIARPLEGLSRNVGMHAGGVLIAPGKLTDFCPLYCQPGQENSVVSQFDKDDVESSGLVKFDFLGLRNLTVLDWSVKYVRQCNKGMDNFSIISLPLDDHKTYDLLSKGNTVAVFQLESKGMRELLKRLKPSNFEDIIAILALYRPGPLESGMVNDFVSRKHGLSSINYFHEDLENVLKSTYGVIVYQEQVMLISQIIGGYSLGSADLLRRAMGKKDPEEMAKHRIIFEKGAVNNGYSSDLAVKLFDLMEKFAGYGFNKSHSAAYALIAYQTAWLKTNHPAEFFAATMSSDMDDTDKMQTIFNDAKKNHIKIFPPDINLSEFRFKPVDEDQKIAIRYGLGAIKGTGKSAIDEIVKSRNYKGPFIDIFDFCYRMFKILNRRAIESLIKSGAFDSTDSNRAKVLASLNMALEIADHRNTNINQSSLFGDDYEQEMPKFRLNTCNVPEWDLLKKLTEEKNAIGYHFSGHLFEYWRDEIRQIIPNTLSKIRPNKQSQWICGIILSIKNITTRRGKMFIALIDDETAQAEIVIYPDFYDKYKNDLREDNLIAAKVVVSDDSYSNNLRAIVEQIYSINDIRTYMSKAVKISIDSDINLEILRDLLKEYCLIKDQDKYCVPIYVLYTNLESKFSCTIKLGDIWKVVVNNEFLLKLTSFLDDKGSVEILY, via the coding sequence ATGTCTTACGATTTTAAATCTTTTGTACACTTGCGTGTACATTCAGAATTCTCCATTGTAGATGGTATAGTTCGGATAGAACAGCTGATTAATTTAGTAAAAGATTCTAATCAGCCTGCTGTAGCCTTAACGGACTTATCCAATGTTTTCGGTATTATAAAATTTTACAAAGCTGCTCGCGCTTCAGGTATAAAACCTATAATTGGTTGTGATGTTTGGCTAACTAATGATAAAAACAGAGATAGGCCTTTTCGTATTTTATTGCTTGTTTGTAATCATGAAGGATATCTAAATCTATGTTCCTTACTTACAAAATCTTTCTTATGTAATCAATATAATGGTAGAGCTGAATTACGTAAGGAATGGTTATCCGGTCAGAATGGTTTGATAGTTCTTTCAGGTGGACTTCTAGGGGATATTGCATATGCTTTAGAAATAAATAACCATGACTTAGCATTAGATTTGGCAAATCAGTGGAAGCTAATGTTCCCTAATTCTTTTTATATAGAATTACAGAGAGCAGGTTTTCCTGGAGAGGATAATTATAACCATATGGCATTGGTAATAGCTTCAAAATTGAATTTACCTGTGGTTGCTACTCATCCTATTCAATTTCTAAGGCCTAATGAGTTTCAGTCTCATGAAGTTAGAGTTTGTATAGCTGAAGGCTCTCATCTTTCTGATGCAAAAAGAGTTAGTAGTTTTAGAAAAGAACAATATTTTTTTCACTCAGAGAAGATGTTTGATCTATTTTCTGATATACCTTCAGCAATATTTAATACTATTGAAATAGCTAAACGTTGCAGTTTAACTATGCGTTTAGGAATTCCTAATTTGCCAAGATTTGAAATAGATCCTAAATATTCCTTAAGTGATTACTTAATTTCTATGGCTGAAATAGGATTAAAAAAAAGACTTGATTTTTTAGGCACTGATAAAATAAATGAAGTTAATAAAAAGATATATTACGATCGTTTATATGAAGAGTGTATTACTATAAATCAAATGGGTTTTGCTGGATATTTCTTAATAGTACAAGATTTTATTAATTGGGGTAAAAATAATGGCGTTCCTGTAGGTCCTGGTCGTGGATCTGGCGCCGGTTCTTTAGTTGCATATTCTTTAGGTATTACTGATATAAATCCTATGGATTATGACTTGCTTTTTGAACGCTTCTTGAACCCTGAACGTGTTTCAATGCCTGATTTTGATATTGATTTTTGTCAAGACAATCGTGATCGTGTTATAGAATACGTAAAATCAAAATATGGTTATGATGCTGTCAGTCAAATAGCAACTTTCGGAACTTTTGGAGCTAAGGCTGTTATTAGAGATGTTGGAAGAGTTTTAGGAATGCCTTACTCATTGTGTGATGGCTTGTCAAAATTAATTCCTTTTAGTGTTTCTGAGCAATGGACATTATCTAGAGTTTTAGATTCTGATGCTATATTTAGAGATAGATATGAAAAAGAGGAAGAGGTCAGGACATTGATAGATATTGCTAGGCCTTTAGAAGGTTTATCACGCAATGTTGGTATGCATGCAGGAGGTGTTTTAATTGCACCTGGAAAGCTAACTGATTTTTGCCCGCTTTATTGCCAACCAGGCCAAGAAAATAGTGTCGTTTCACAGTTTGATAAGGATGATGTTGAGTCTTCTGGTTTAGTTAAATTTGATTTTTTAGGCCTTAGGAATTTAACAGTACTTGATTGGTCAGTTAAATATGTTAGGCAATGTAATAAAGGGATGGATAACTTTTCTATTATTTCACTACCATTAGATGATCATAAAACTTATGATCTTTTATCTAAGGGAAATACAGTTGCTGTTTTTCAATTAGAGTCAAAAGGAATGCGAGAGTTATTGAAAAGATTGAAACCTAGTAACTTCGAAGATATTATTGCTATTCTTGCTTTATATAGACCAGGACCATTAGAATCAGGCATGGTAAATGATTTTGTAAGTCGCAAGCATGGTCTTTCTAGTATAAATTATTTCCATGAAGATTTGGAAAACGTTCTTAAAAGTACTTATGGGGTTATAGTTTATCAAGAACAAGTTATGCTTATTTCACAAATAATAGGTGGATATTCTCTTGGAAGTGCTGATCTACTGCGTAGAGCAATGGGCAAAAAAGACCCAGAGGAAATGGCTAAACATCGAATTATTTTTGAAAAAGGTGCTGTTAATAATGGTTATAGTTCAGATCTAGCAGTAAAACTCTTTGATTTAATGGAAAAATTTGCTGGATATGGGTTTAATAAATCTCATTCAGCTGCTTATGCTTTGATTGCTTATCAAACAGCTTGGTTAAAAACTAATCATCCAGCTGAATTTTTTGCAGCAACAATGTCATCTGATATGGATGATACAGATAAAATGCAAACAATATTCAATGATGCTAAAAAAAATCATATAAAAATTTTTCCGCCGGATATAAATCTTTCTGAATTTAGATTTAAGCCTGTCGATGAAGATCAAAAAATAGCTATTCGCTATGGCCTGGGCGCAATTAAGGGAACAGGTAAATCTGCTATTGATGAAATTGTGAAATCTAGAAATTATAAAGGGCCATTTATTGATATTTTTGATTTTTGTTATAGAATGTTCAAGATTTTAAATCGTCGTGCGATAGAATCTTTAATTAAGTCTGGAGCTTTTGATTCAACTGATTCTAACAGAGCTAAAGTTTTAGCTTCGTTGAATATGGCATTGGAAATAGCAGATCATAGAAACACAAATATTAATCAATCATCTTTATTTGGAGATGATTATGAACAAGAAATGCCTAAATTTCGATTAAATACATGTAATGTACCAGAATGGGACTTGCTAAAAAAGCTAACGGAAGAAAAAAATGCTATAGGATACCATTTCAGTGGGCATTTATTTGAATATTGGCGTGATGAGATAAGGCAAATAATACCTAATACTTTATCAAAAATAAGACCGAACAAACAATCACAATGGATATGTGGCATAATTTTATCTATAAAGAATATAACAACACGTCGTGGGAAGATGTTTATAGCTTTAATTGATGATGAGACGGCTCAGGCTGAAATAGTAATATACCCAGATTTTTATGATAAATATAAAAATGACTTGCGAGAAGACAATTTAATAGCAGCAAAAGTGGTTGTGAGTGATGATTCATACTCAAACAATTTGCGAGCTATAGTAGAGCAAATATATAGCATCAATGATATTAGGACTTATATGTCCAAAGCTGTAAAAATATCTATAGATAGCGATATTAATTTAGAGATATTAAGAGATTTATTAAAGGAATATTGTTTGATAAAAGATCAAGATAAATATTGTGTGCCAATTTACGTGCTATATACAAATTTAGAAAGCAAATTTTCATGTACTATCAAACTAGGTGATATATGGAAAGTTGTCGTTAATAATGAATTTTTATTAAAATTAACGTCTTTTTTGGATGATAAAGGTTCTGTTGAGATCCTTTACTAA
- a CDS encoding Rne/Rng family ribonuclease: MNDDIFINVTSFETRIAIIETGVIQELHIERNSQKGKVGNIYIGKVIRVLPGLQSAFVDIGLEKSAFIHVMDLQENRKERLNAINTTLIEKLIFPGQMIITQIIKDQIGSKGARLTTKISLAGRILVYTPYEDKLGVSQKINSEEDRINLRDRLKSLISTETGGYIIRTNAEDASDEEILLDIKYLNKLWGSILSYSKNKTEPCILHEDLDISQRAIRDIATPLTKTIRVDSLELTNKLIEWSKIYAPFVINKIQYYKEELPLFDLVNIDQEITKALSRKIDLKSGGYIIIDQTEAMTTIDVNTGKFVGGKNLKETIFRTNLEAVQAISRQLRLRNLGGIIILDFIDMEETDQQNIILQEIQKCLSRDKTKTTISSFTKLGLVEITRKRTKDSLKNQLCESCQVCNSQGYIKTAKTMCYEILREILQESRQFNPKEFRILASKKIIDLLLEEENQHLTKLGDFIQKPISLSVENSYSQEEYDIILL, translated from the coding sequence ATGAACGATGATATTTTTATTAACGTCACTTCTTTCGAAACTCGCATTGCAATAATAGAAACTGGAGTGATTCAAGAATTACATATAGAGCGAAACTCGCAAAAAGGAAAGGTTGGCAACATATATATAGGGAAAGTTATTAGAGTATTACCTGGATTACAAAGTGCTTTTGTAGACATTGGTCTAGAAAAATCTGCATTCATACATGTAATGGATTTGCAAGAAAATCGCAAAGAACGGTTAAATGCTATAAACACAACTCTAATAGAAAAATTAATTTTTCCTGGGCAGATGATAATAACACAAATTATAAAAGATCAAATTGGATCAAAGGGAGCACGTTTAACAACAAAAATTAGTCTGGCTGGGAGGATATTAGTATATACCCCTTATGAAGATAAACTAGGAGTTTCCCAGAAAATAAATTCAGAAGAAGACAGAATAAACTTGAGAGATAGGCTGAAATCACTAATAAGCACAGAAACTGGAGGTTACATAATAAGAACTAATGCAGAAGATGCATCTGATGAAGAAATTTTATTAGATATAAAATATCTAAATAAGCTATGGGGAAGTATTCTTTCGTATTCTAAAAATAAAACAGAACCATGTATTTTGCATGAAGATTTAGATATATCGCAAAGAGCTATAAGAGATATCGCAACACCTCTAACTAAAACAATACGAGTCGATTCCTTAGAATTAACAAATAAACTAATAGAATGGTCAAAAATATATGCTCCTTTTGTAATAAATAAAATTCAATATTATAAAGAAGAGCTACCACTGTTTGATCTTGTAAATATAGACCAAGAAATTACAAAAGCCTTATCTAGAAAAATAGATCTAAAATCAGGAGGATATATAATAATTGATCAAACAGAAGCAATGACAACGATTGATGTGAATACTGGTAAGTTTGTAGGAGGCAAAAATCTTAAAGAAACAATTTTTCGAACTAATTTAGAAGCAGTACAAGCGATATCTCGACAATTACGCTTACGCAATCTAGGAGGGATAATAATTTTAGATTTTATCGACATGGAGGAGACAGATCAACAAAATATAATTTTACAAGAAATACAAAAATGCCTATCTAGAGATAAAACAAAAACCACTATCAGTAGTTTCACTAAATTGGGTCTTGTAGAGATTACGAGAAAAAGAACTAAAGATTCATTAAAGAATCAACTATGTGAAAGTTGCCAAGTATGTAATTCTCAAGGTTATATAAAAACAGCAAAAACTATGTGTTATGAAATATTAAGGGAGATATTACAAGAATCCAGACAATTCAATCCAAAAGAATTTCGCATTCTGGCATCAAAAAAAATAATAGATCTACTTTTAGAGGAAGAAAATCAGCACTTAACAAAACTAGGAGATTTTATACAAAAACCTATATCATTATCAGTTGAAAATAGTTACTCGCAAGAAGAATATGATATCATATTATTGTAA
- the rlmH gene encoding 23S rRNA (pseudouridine(1915)-N(3))-methyltransferase RlmH, with protein sequence MKVIISAIGTNMPNWVNSAWQEYSKRISNEYHLELRELKPESRKNDKNNSKIISRETKKLISSIPVNGYISLVLDEKGKDINTKDLAVFFNNCHLSGSNVAFIIGGPDGLDHSMIENCNNAIKISSFTMPHYMVRIILIEQIYRALSILKKSSLS encoded by the coding sequence ATGAAAGTTATTATTAGCGCTATTGGAACAAACATGCCTAACTGGGTTAATTCTGCATGGCAAGAATATTCTAAAAGAATATCAAACGAATATCATTTAGAACTAAGAGAACTTAAACCAGAGTCAAGAAAAAATGATAAAAATAATTCAAAAATAATATCAAGAGAAACTAAAAAACTCATATCATCTATCCCAGTAAATGGATACATATCATTGGTTCTTGATGAGAAAGGTAAAGATATAAATACAAAGGATTTGGCTGTATTTTTTAATAATTGTCATTTATCAGGTAGTAATGTAGCATTTATAATAGGTGGTCCTGATGGACTAGACCATAGTATGATAGAAAATTGTAACAATGCAATAAAGATATCATCTTTTACTATGCCTCATTATATGGTTCGTATTATTCTAATAGAGCAAATATATAGAGCGTTAAGCATTTTAAAAAAATCATCCTTATCATAG
- the rsfS gene encoding ribosome silencing factor — protein sequence MSLDKLKQNIIEILEDLKSKDIVILNTKLNTFLFDEMIIVTSSSDRHGRAIASNLYKIKGKLDKHIKIEGIENGDWIIVDLEDIVIHIMQREYRDLYDLESLWTK from the coding sequence ATGAGTCTTGATAAATTAAAGCAAAATATTATTGAAATTCTGGAAGATTTAAAATCAAAAGATATAGTTATATTGAATACTAAATTAAATACCTTTTTATTTGATGAAATGATAATAGTCACATCTAGTTCTGATCGTCATGGTAGAGCAATAGCTAGTAATCTATATAAAATAAAAGGTAAATTAGATAAGCATATAAAAATAGAAGGAATCGAAAATGGTGACTGGATTATTGTAGATCTTGAAGACATAGTAATACATATTATGCAGAGAGAATACCGTGATTTATATGATCTAGAATCATTATGGACTAAATAA
- the nadD gene encoding nicotinate (nicotinamide) nucleotide adenylyltransferase has protein sequence MKKKIGVFGGSFDPIHISHINLAMIALDSLKLDEVHLIPVFSQCHKYKLQATPIDRLNMLKLATINYPLLKINDIEIKNCKVSYTIDTIKILQKKYECTLILGSDQINNFCTWKNWIEIIENANIAVAQRSNIPIDLSNELISSMYSLHKCISIIPLNQTDISSSTIRRYILNQNNDSVDDMLDPFVREYIKINNLYK, from the coding sequence ATGAAGAAAAAAATAGGGGTTTTTGGAGGTAGTTTTGACCCTATACATATTTCACATATTAACTTAGCGATGATAGCTCTTGATTCTTTAAAACTAGATGAAGTACATCTAATACCAGTGTTTAGTCAATGTCATAAATATAAACTACAGGCAACACCTATAGACAGACTAAATATGTTAAAACTAGCAACAATCAATTATCCTCTTTTAAAAATAAATGATATTGAAATAAAAAATTGTAAGGTTAGTTATACTATTGATACTATCAAAATTCTTCAAAAAAAATATGAATGTACTCTTATACTAGGTTCTGATCAAATCAATAATTTCTGCACTTGGAAAAATTGGATAGAAATTATAGAAAATGCAAATATAGCTGTTGCACAAAGATCAAACATACCTATTGATTTGTCAAATGAGTTAATATCATCTATGTATAGTTTACATAAATGTATTAGTATAATACCTCTAAATCAAACAGATATATCTTCTTCTACTATAAGAAGATATATTTTAAATCAAAATAATGACTCTGTTGACGATATGTTAGATCCATTCGTAAGAGAATATATAAAAATAAATAATTTATACAAATAA
- the purD gene encoding phosphoribosylamine--glycine ligase, whose translation MKILIVGSGGREHALAWKIAQSPRVKQVYVAPGNGGTSSKKIKNVSINDINHLVEFAENLNINMTIVGPEVPLSNGIVDIFRSKNLKIFGPTKNAAKLESSKDFAKEFMIRHNIPTAKYSTFTDVYAAKLYVQKEKLPIVIKADGLAAGKGVVIAKTIEEAYNAIEDMIGDNNHNLKKVVIEEYLEGEEASFIVMSDGKNIFPLATSQDHKRLKDGDNGPNTGGMGAYSPANIVTPKIYCKIMDEVIIPTVKGMFEEGNTFTGFLYAGIMIGNDGSDEWVKTLEFNCRMGDPETQPIMMRIKSDFIEVLEHAINGTLNKAEILWDDRVALGVVLATYNYPEKPRIGDEIKQLPVETEDMTIFHAGTTISSSGTLKTSSGRVMCVTALGDSVKKSREIAYEAVSKINFNGMQYRTDIGWRAIK comes from the coding sequence ATGAAAATATTGATAGTTGGATCTGGAGGTCGTGAACATGCATTAGCATGGAAAATTGCTCAATCTCCACGTGTAAAACAAGTATATGTTGCTCCAGGCAATGGAGGAACTTCATCTAAAAAAATAAAAAATGTATCGATAAATGATATAAACCATCTTGTAGAATTTGCTGAAAATTTAAATATAAACATGACAATTGTTGGGCCAGAAGTACCACTATCTAATGGTATAGTTGATATATTTAGGTCTAAAAACTTAAAAATTTTTGGACCTACAAAAAATGCTGCAAAATTAGAAAGCTCAAAGGACTTTGCCAAAGAATTTATGATTCGTCATAATATACCTACAGCGAAGTATTCTACTTTTACAGATGTTTATGCTGCAAAGTTATATGTACAGAAAGAAAAATTACCTATAGTTATAAAAGCTGATGGTTTAGCTGCTGGCAAGGGTGTCGTTATAGCTAAAACAATAGAAGAAGCCTATAACGCTATAGAAGATATGATAGGAGATAATAACCATAATTTGAAAAAAGTAGTTATAGAAGAATATCTAGAAGGAGAAGAAGCATCTTTTATTGTAATGTCTGATGGAAAAAATATATTTCCTCTAGCCACAAGTCAGGATCATAAACGTCTCAAAGACGGAGACAATGGACCCAATACAGGAGGTATGGGAGCTTATTCCCCTGCTAATATTGTAACTCCTAAAATTTATTGCAAAATAATGGATGAGGTTATTATTCCGACAGTGAAAGGTATGTTCGAAGAAGGAAATACTTTTACTGGTTTTCTATATGCTGGGATAATGATAGGAAATGATGGCTCAGATGAATGGGTAAAAACCCTAGAATTTAATTGCAGAATGGGTGATCCGGAAACACAACCTATAATGATGCGAATAAAGAGTGATTTCATTGAAGTTTTAGAGCATGCAATAAATGGTACTTTGAATAAAGCAGAGATATTATGGGATGATAGAGTTGCCCTTGGCGTTGTTTTAGCAACTTATAACTATCCAGAAAAACCAAGGATAGGTGATGAAATCAAACAATTACCAGTAGAAACTGAAGATATGACGATTTTTCACGCTGGAACAACAATTTCTTCCAGTGGCACACTCAAAACAAGCAGCGGTAGAGTAATGTGTGTCACTGCTTTAGGAGATTCTGTAAAAAAATCAAGAGAAATAGCTTATGAAGCGGTATCAAAAATAAACTTTAATGGAATGCAATATCGAACAGATATAGGCTGGAGAGCTATTAAATAA
- a CDS encoding YebC/PmpR family DNA-binding transcriptional regulator — protein sequence MAGHSKWANIQHRKNRQDEKRGKLWTKIIREITVAARSGDTDINSNFQLRAALGKASAANIPKDNINKALQRSSKESDEYEEINYGGYGIEGSAFVVKSLTDNKIKTASEIRHAFTKNSGNLEQYGSVSFLFRSCGKFIFSTVSSKEEENIFKIALEYGAEDFASLDNKTIEVTCLPEQYIKLCNAFDQAKVIIKSSDIIIEPLIKVKLNHEKYIKIEKLILDLENLDDVQSVYTNAVLTDSN from the coding sequence ATGGCAGGACATAGTAAATGGGCAAATATACAACATCGCAAAAATCGCCAAGACGAAAAAAGGGGGAAGCTTTGGACTAAGATAATTAGAGAAATAACAGTTGCGGCAAGAAGTGGTGATACTGACATTAACTCTAACTTTCAACTACGAGCAGCTCTTGGCAAAGCATCAGCAGCAAATATACCTAAAGATAATATAAACAAAGCTCTACAAAGATCATCTAAAGAATCAGATGAATATGAAGAAATAAATTATGGAGGTTACGGAATTGAAGGATCAGCTTTTGTTGTGAAGTCCTTAACAGATAATAAAATAAAAACAGCCTCAGAAATCAGACACGCTTTTACAAAGAATAGTGGTAACCTTGAACAGTATGGATCAGTCTCTTTTCTATTTCGTAGCTGTGGAAAATTTATATTTTCAACCGTCTCTTCTAAAGAAGAAGAAAATATATTTAAGATAGCTTTAGAATATGGAGCAGAAGATTTTGCTAGCTTAGATAATAAAACAATAGAAGTCACATGTCTGCCTGAACAATATATTAAATTATGCAATGCCTTTGATCAGGCTAAAGTAATAATAAAAAGTAGCGATATTATTATTGAACCATTAATCAAAGTAAAACTCAATCATGAAAAATATATAAAAATAGAAAAACTAATATTAGATTTAGAAAATTTAGATGATGTACAATCTGTGTATACAAATGCTGTATTGACAGATAGTAATTAG